In one Haloplanus salinus genomic region, the following are encoded:
- a CDS encoding dihydropteroate synthase, protein MRNVDAAGLGIGDDYPPRIMGVLNVSEESPYSPSVFNDPGEAAAYVDEDLIGEGADIVDVGLESANKRFEVLSAEGELDRLDTAVQTMESVSGDAVFSIETRYHEVAEAALDAGFDMVNDICGFADPEMPRVCAERDVAVAKMASPPDLERPGAVEDVDDIYEALQREGLTDKTIVDPAFGGWSEAKTLDDDRETFHRLREFRALDRPILVSINRKNFLRDFAGRSTEEALPVSLAATAMAVERGAHVIRTHDVAETRDAALIGKAFARERIRTTDEVAVEELDVTTVGELRRHLARVGGEATAARQGVVRTFELSGLSPAEREALADAARGTSVTVAGEGASRLLVGTPTDLTAVVEAAAGRSAALDAALDAVAEELA, encoded by the coding sequence ATGCGCAACGTGGACGCTGCGGGCCTCGGCATCGGCGACGACTACCCACCACGGATCATGGGGGTGTTGAACGTCAGCGAGGAGTCTCCGTACTCGCCGAGCGTCTTCAACGATCCCGGCGAGGCCGCCGCCTACGTCGACGAGGACCTGATCGGCGAGGGCGCCGACATCGTAGACGTGGGGCTGGAGTCGGCGAACAAGCGCTTCGAGGTACTCTCCGCGGAGGGGGAACTCGACCGCCTCGACACCGCCGTCCAGACGATGGAGAGCGTCTCCGGCGACGCCGTCTTCTCCATCGAGACCCGGTACCACGAGGTAGCCGAGGCGGCACTCGACGCCGGCTTCGACATGGTCAACGACATCTGTGGCTTCGCCGATCCCGAGATGCCACGGGTCTGTGCCGAACGGGACGTGGCCGTGGCGAAGATGGCCAGCCCGCCCGACCTCGAACGCCCCGGAGCCGTCGAAGACGTGGACGACATCTACGAGGCGCTGCAACGCGAGGGACTCACCGACAAGACCATCGTCGACCCCGCGTTCGGCGGGTGGAGCGAGGCCAAAACCCTCGACGACGACCGCGAGACCTTCCACCGGCTACGGGAGTTCCGTGCCCTCGATCGGCCGATCCTCGTCTCGATCAACCGCAAGAACTTCCTCCGTGACTTCGCGGGGCGGTCGACCGAGGAGGCGCTCCCGGTCAGCCTCGCGGCCACCGCGATGGCCGTCGAGCGCGGCGCACACGTGATCCGCACCCACGACGTGGCGGAGACGCGGGACGCCGCCCTGATCGGCAAGGCGTTCGCACGGGAACGTATCCGAACGACCGACGAGGTAGCCGTCGAGGAACTCGACGTGACGACCGTCGGGGAGCTACGTCGCCACCTGGCACGGGTCGGCGGCGAGGCGACGGCCGCCCGGCAGGGCGTCGTCCGCACGTTCGAACTCTCGGGACTGTCGCCGGCCGAACGCGAGGCGCTCGCCGACGCCGCCCGAGGAACGTCCGTGACCGTCGCCGGCGAGGGCGCGAGTCGACTTCTCGTCGGAACGCCCACCGATCTGACCGCTGTCGTGGAGGCGGCGGCTGGGCGGTCCGCCGCCCTCGACGCCGCCCTCGACGCCGTCGCCGAGGAACTCGCGTAA
- a CDS encoding 6-hydroxymethylpterin diphosphokinase MptE-like protein, protein MNYQMWPPVYERILDDFGYGRAGDERARDRLAALVTAFDESRLDSLAGATVAVAGAGPSLEAEAAVAADADVVIGASDAADRLREVGVAVDLMVTDLDKTPATARDLTHEGVPVAVHAHGDNVPAVERWVPRLDGEYVLPTTQTEPTGPVRNYGGFTDGDRAAFLADAFGAAALRFPGWDFDDPSVGPEKRKKLAWAERLLHWLERRRDERFAVLDGRRNNVDPI, encoded by the coding sequence ATGAACTACCAGATGTGGCCCCCGGTGTACGAACGCATCCTCGACGACTTCGGGTACGGGCGGGCGGGCGACGAACGCGCCCGCGACCGTCTCGCGGCGCTCGTGACCGCCTTCGACGAGTCACGACTCGACTCGCTCGCCGGTGCGACCGTCGCCGTCGCCGGCGCCGGTCCGTCGCTCGAAGCGGAGGCGGCCGTCGCCGCCGACGCCGACGTCGTGATCGGCGCCTCGGACGCGGCGGATCGGCTCCGCGAGGTCGGTGTCGCCGTCGACCTGATGGTCACCGATCTGGACAAGACGCCGGCCACCGCCCGCGACCTGACCCACGAGGGCGTCCCCGTCGCGGTTCACGCCCACGGGGACAACGTGCCCGCCGTGGAGCGGTGGGTCCCGCGACTCGACGGCGAATACGTCCTGCCGACGACGCAGACCGAGCCAACGGGGCCGGTGCGCAACTACGGCGGCTTCACCGACGGCGATCGGGCCGCCTTCCTCGCGGACGCGTTCGGCGCCGCCGCCCTTCGGTTCCCCGGCTGGGACTTCGACGATCCGAGCGTCGGTCCCGAGAAACGGAAAAAGCTCGCGTGGGCCGAACGGCTGCTCCACTGGCTCGAACGCCGACGCGACGAACGGTTCGCCGTCCTCGACGGTCGGCGTAACAACGTCGATCCGATCTGA
- a CDS encoding cell wall anchor protein, with protein sequence MTTPERRAVLPIVVVCWVTFAAAVGGASTVAVFSDTGGADATVDVSGLPVIEPVVVPPGPPAVTGAAAPESAPDDAPSQPTATVSGRSSDRGGPASTPNDEASTPPTDAPAAGTDSVGSDTGDGATPDDSDATGSGGDAGKSDDGRSEADSGSGVVADDSGSDGSNSGGNEDSDGASDSGTDGSAGTGDGSVDGSSDGGSSSGGGPESSDGGGSSGGDSDGGSGSDGGSDSGGSSGGDAGSGSSSDGGSGSGSSSDGGSGSGSSSDGGSGSGSSSDGGSGSGSSSDGGSESSDGGGSSGGDAGGGSSSGGDSGGGSSSGGDTSAE encoded by the coding sequence GTGACGACGCCCGAGCGGCGCGCCGTCCTCCCCATCGTCGTCGTCTGTTGGGTGACGTTCGCGGCGGCCGTCGGCGGCGCCTCTACCGTCGCGGTGTTCAGCGACACCGGCGGCGCCGACGCCACGGTCGACGTGTCCGGCCTGCCGGTGATCGAGCCGGTCGTCGTCCCACCCGGACCACCAGCCGTAACCGGGGCGGCCGCGCCGGAGAGCGCCCCCGACGACGCGCCGAGCCAGCCGACCGCGACGGTCTCGGGCAGGTCGAGCGACCGCGGCGGACCGGCGTCGACGCCGAACGATGAGGCGTCAACGCCGCCGACCGACGCGCCCGCCGCCGGGACTGACTCCGTCGGCAGCGACACCGGCGACGGGGCGACCCCCGACGATTCGGACGCCACCGGATCGGGCGGGGACGCCGGCAAATCCGACGACGGCAGGTCGGAGGCCGATTCCGGAAGCGGCGTTGTGGCCGATGATTCGGGCAGTGACGGATCGAACAGCGGCGGTAACGAGGACTCGGATGGCGCGAGCGACTCCGGCACCGACGGGTCGGCAGGGACCGGTGACGGATCGGTTGACGGCAGTTCGGACGGCGGGAGTTCGAGCGGCGGTGGCCCCGAGAGTTCGGACGGCGGAGGTTCGAGCGGCGGCGACTCGGACGGTGGAAGTGGAAGTGACGGTGGCTCCGACAGCGGAGGTTCGAGCGGCGGCGACGCCGGAAGTGGGAGTTCGAGCGACGGTGGCTCCGGAAGTGGGAGTTCGAGCGACGGTGGCTCCGGAAGTGGGAGTTCGAGCGACGGTGGCTCCGGAAGTGGGAGTTCGAGCGACGGTGGCTCCGGAAGTGGGAGTTCGAGCGACGGTGGCTCCGAGAGTTCGGACGGCGGAGGTTCGAGCGGCGGCGACGCCGGAGGTGGGAGTTCGAGCGGCGGTGACTCCGGAGGTGGGAGTTCGAGCGGCGGCGACACGAGCGCAGAGTGA